One Streptomyces sp. R28 DNA window includes the following coding sequences:
- the hpnH gene encoding adenosyl-hopene transferase HpnH, whose protein sequence is MAMPLRQSIKVATYLAEQKLRRRDKFPLIVELEPLFACNLKCEGCGKIQHPAGVLKQRMPVAQAVGAVLESGAPMVSIAGGEPLMHPQIDEIVRQLVAKRKYVFLCTNAMLLRKKMDNFTPSPYFAFAVHIDGLRERHDESVAKEGVFDEAVEAIKEAKRRGFRVTTNSTFFNTDTPQTIIEVLNFLNDDLKVDEMMISPAYAYEKAPDQEHFLGVEQTRELFKKAFAGGNRRKWRLNHSPLFLDFLEGKVDFPCTAWAIPNYSLFGWQRPCYLMSDGYVPTYRELIEDTDWDKYGRGKDPRCANCMAHCGYEPTAVLATMGSLKESLRAMRETVSGNRE, encoded by the coding sequence ATGGCCATGCCGCTGCGTCAGTCCATCAAGGTCGCTACATACTTGGCCGAACAAAAGCTCCGCAGGCGGGACAAGTTTCCGCTGATCGTCGAGTTGGAACCGCTGTTCGCCTGCAACCTCAAGTGCGAGGGCTGCGGCAAGATCCAGCACCCGGCCGGCGTGCTCAAGCAGCGCATGCCGGTCGCGCAGGCGGTGGGAGCGGTGCTCGAATCCGGTGCGCCGATGGTGTCCATCGCCGGTGGTGAGCCCCTGATGCACCCGCAGATCGACGAGATCGTGCGGCAGCTGGTGGCCAAGCGGAAATACGTGTTCCTGTGCACCAACGCCATGCTGCTGCGCAAGAAGATGGACAACTTCACGCCCTCGCCGTACTTCGCCTTCGCGGTGCACATCGACGGCCTGCGCGAGCGGCACGACGAGTCCGTGGCGAAGGAGGGCGTGTTCGACGAGGCCGTGGAGGCGATCAAGGAGGCCAAGCGGCGCGGCTTCCGGGTCACCACCAACTCGACCTTCTTCAACACCGACACCCCGCAGACCATCATCGAGGTGCTCAACTTCCTCAACGACGACCTCAAGGTCGACGAGATGATGATCTCGCCCGCCTACGCCTACGAGAAGGCCCCCGACCAGGAGCACTTCCTGGGCGTGGAGCAGACCCGCGAGCTGTTCAAGAAGGCCTTCGCGGGCGGCAACCGCAGGAAGTGGCGGCTCAACCACTCGCCGCTGTTCCTCGACTTCCTCGAGGGCAAGGTCGACTTCCCGTGCACCGCCTGGGCGATCCCGAACTACTCGCTGTTCGGCTGGCAGCGCCCGTGCTACCTGATGAGCGACGGATACGTCCCGACGTACCGCGAGCTGATCGAGGACACCGACTGGGACAAGTACGGCCGCGGCAAGGACCCGCGCTGCGCCAACTGCATGGCGCACTGCGGATACGAGCCCACCGCCGTCCTCGCCACCATGGGCTCACTCAAGGAGTCGCTGCGCGCCATGCGCGAGACGGTCTCCGGAAACCGGGAGTGA
- a CDS encoding 1-hydroxy-2-methyl-2-butenyl 4-diphosphate reductase, which yields MSPQPAAAPLLIACALGIEQFALRTSDRGGAGGPVTVLRTGMGPRAAERSVTRVLADPALSEAAVLATGFCAGLAPGMHPGDLVVAEETRDPGGTVPCVGTDLLVKELARAVPGRTVHTGPLTGSDHVVRGQERSDLLATGAIAVDMESAVTLLSAVRAGERPVAAVRVVVDAPEHELVRIGTLRGGISAFRVLRSVLPAFFEWHRSLLLPRR from the coding sequence ATGAGCCCACAGCCCGCCGCGGCCCCGCTGCTGATCGCCTGCGCGCTCGGCATCGAGCAGTTCGCCCTGCGCACGAGCGACCGCGGCGGCGCCGGCGGGCCGGTCACCGTCCTGCGGACCGGGATGGGGCCACGGGCGGCCGAGCGCTCCGTCACCCGGGTGCTGGCCGACCCGGCCCTCAGTGAGGCCGCCGTGCTCGCCACGGGCTTCTGCGCGGGGCTCGCCCCCGGCATGCACCCCGGCGATCTGGTCGTCGCCGAGGAGACCCGGGATCCGGGGGGAACCGTTCCGTGCGTCGGGACCGACCTACTCGTCAAAGAGCTGGCGCGCGCCGTTCCCGGCCGCACCGTCCACACCGGACCGCTCACCGGCTCCGATCACGTCGTCCGTGGTCAGGAGCGGTCCGATCTGCTCGCGACCGGCGCAATCGCGGTAGACATGGAGTCGGCGGTCACGCTCCTGAGCGCCGTCCGCGCCGGCGAGCGCCCGGTTGCGGCCGTACGGGTGGTCGTGGACGCTCCAGAACATGAACTCGTCCGGATCGGCACGTTGCGCGGTGGAATATCAGCTTTCCGTGTCCTTCGTTCCGTTCTCCCCGCTTTCTTCGAATGGCACCGTTCCTTGCTGCTCCCCAGGAGGTGA